One SAR202 cluster bacterium DNA window includes the following coding sequences:
- a CDS encoding aminoglycoside 3'-phosphotransferase, whose product MSAIMAYSPEKVAALARRRASPFDLTSLPEAIKSRLSGYDRRSDFTGGWSTADVFRFEGKHRPSLFLKLVKGDDPEELCAEKERIMWLEGRLAAPRVEAYVETPEGAYLLTSAIPGVAASSVHVSSEGDAVRLARLLAAGLRQVHSVPIAACPFDMTLAVRMEAARANVMAGRVDESNFEAEYLGRSASALFDELMAKRPPTEDLVFTHGDYCLPNVILEGESVSGFIDLGRAGVADRYQDIALAIRSLRDNLGHREATELAFCEEYGIGKPETEKVEFYILMDEFF is encoded by the coding sequence TTGTCCGCCATAATGGCATATTCCCCGGAAAAGGTTGCCGCTTTGGCCAGAAGAAGAGCATCGCCCTTTGACCTAACATCCCTGCCTGAGGCTATCAAGTCGCGACTGTCCGGATATGACAGGCGCTCGGACTTCACCGGCGGGTGGTCAACGGCGGACGTCTTCCGTTTCGAGGGCAAGCACAGGCCGAGCCTGTTTTTGAAGCTTGTGAAGGGCGATGACCCGGAAGAGCTTTGCGCCGAGAAGGAGCGGATAATGTGGCTGGAGGGCAGGCTGGCGGCCCCGCGCGTGGAAGCATACGTGGAGACGCCGGAGGGCGCGTATCTCCTCACTTCGGCCATCCCGGGAGTCGCAGCATCGTCGGTACACGTGTCGTCAGAAGGGGATGCTGTGCGACTGGCGCGGCTGCTCGCGGCCGGGCTGCGGCAGGTGCATTCGGTGCCGATAGCCGCATGCCCCTTCGATATGACGCTGGCCGTCAGGATGGAGGCGGCCCGGGCCAACGTGATGGCGGGCAGGGTGGATGAGAGCAATTTCGAGGCTGAGTATCTTGGGAGGAGCGCATCTGCGCTATTCGATGAGCTCATGGCGAAGCGCCCGCCGACCGAGGACCTTGTATTCACGCATGGCGACTATTGCCTCCCTAACGTGATTCTGGAAGGTGAGTCCGTGTCCGGCTTCATAGACCTGGGCCGCGCCGGCGTGGCGGACCGCTACCAGGACATCGCGCTGGCGATACGGAGCCTGCGGGATAATCTCGGCCATCGTGAAGCGACGGAGCTGGCGTTTTGCGAGGAGTACGGCATCGGCAAGCCGGAGACGGAGAAAGTGGAGTTTTACATTTTGATGGACGAGTTTTTCTAG
- a CDS encoding GNAT family N-acetyltransferase, with amino-acid sequence MAVVTTDKSLQIIDSFWAETFGCSIEVLRRSGVDVVPRTKIRDRRDVFVLGAGQAYVVTAREDVFDDVRSAVTAPGLAQATLLEVSFWEGVLGSRIDQAVGPTWLAYADTSDFYPADTSSVAQLRPSDGYALGALKNACSKVDWESGNIDLVKQPTFGYYLGDSLVAVAGYEVWAGKIGHIGVVTHPQLRGKGFGKTTVSAAAEHGLKAGLVMQYQTMGSNQPSKGIARSLGFRRYGRTVSVRLKGR; translated from the coding sequence ATAGCTGTCGTGACGACCGACAAGAGCCTCCAGATTATCGATTCCTTCTGGGCCGAGACCTTTGGCTGCTCGATTGAGGTCCTGCGCCGCAGCGGCGTGGATGTTGTGCCCCGCACGAAAATCAGGGACCGTCGCGACGTCTTTGTCCTGGGGGCGGGCCAGGCGTACGTGGTAACTGCGCGCGAGGATGTGTTTGATGACGTGCGCAGCGCGGTGACTGCCCCTGGCCTTGCGCAGGCAACCCTGCTGGAGGTCTCCTTCTGGGAAGGGGTGCTTGGTAGCAGGATCGACCAGGCGGTAGGTCCCACGTGGCTTGCCTATGCGGACACCAGCGACTTTTACCCGGCAGACACGTCGTCAGTGGCGCAGCTCCGCCCGTCGGACGGCTACGCGCTTGGGGCCCTCAAAAACGCGTGCTCGAAAGTGGACTGGGAGAGCGGCAACATCGATCTTGTGAAGCAGCCGACGTTCGGCTACTACCTGGGCGACAGCCTCGTCGCCGTGGCGGGCTACGAGGTGTGGGCCGGCAAGATTGGCCACATCGGCGTAGTCACCCATCCGCAGCTCCGTGGGAAGGGCTTTGGGAAGACGACCGTCAGCGCGGCCGCGGAGCACGGCCTCAAGGCCGGCCTTGTGATGCAGTACCAGACGATGGGCTCCAACCAGCCGTCGAAGGGCATCGCCCGGTCCCTCGGGTTCCGCAGGTACGGCCGGACCGTCTCGGTGAGGCTCAAGGGGCGGTAA
- a CDS encoding FAD-dependent oxidoreductase, protein MQISYSRSLNVIADVDVLVCGVGCAGTGAAVGAARLGASVLAVEQCGFAGGFMTAITSNATDGLCDMTTGEVVVGGVVLEILERLGKITLPLKSRKIFEPLTDQEKLDKHPGKLPIRTGNVDRFKLVADRLIRESGARVLYHTKVVDVVSRGGRIHHVVLGNKDGLTAVRPKVVVDCTGDADVAAWAGAPYEMAAVRQPGSLHFRVGNVDNANTSDKLYALTKRCAEVIEEAHRAGEMGVYAGPGIAPMGPGEVMFNAVRVAFDSTSAQQTSDAEIKGREDAWTMYSIWKERLPEFANAYFVTSGPVIGARESRRIVGERTLTADDVFHTRRYEDAVAKGSWYMDRHPSDTSGFHKHTIVPAYDISYGTLLPRKVENLLVAGRCHSADQEALASSRVNMTAMALGEGAGVGAAMAAAGAVAPADIDRSDLRRRLAAQGALL, encoded by the coding sequence ATGCAAATCTCCTACTCCCGCTCACTCAACGTCATTGCCGATGTGGACGTGCTTGTCTGCGGGGTGGGGTGCGCAGGGACCGGTGCGGCGGTGGGTGCGGCGCGCCTGGGCGCGAGCGTGCTGGCGGTCGAGCAATGCGGATTCGCCGGCGGGTTCATGACGGCGATCACCTCCAACGCGACCGACGGCCTGTGCGACATGACGACGGGCGAGGTGGTTGTTGGCGGCGTTGTGCTTGAGATACTGGAGCGCCTGGGGAAAATCACACTGCCGCTGAAGTCGCGCAAAATCTTTGAGCCGCTGACCGACCAGGAGAAGCTGGACAAGCACCCCGGCAAGCTGCCGATACGCACCGGGAACGTGGACCGGTTCAAGCTGGTCGCAGACAGGCTCATCAGGGAGTCCGGCGCGCGCGTGCTCTACCACACAAAGGTCGTGGATGTGGTCTCGCGAGGCGGCCGCATTCACCACGTCGTCCTTGGGAACAAAGACGGGCTGACGGCCGTGCGCCCGAAGGTGGTTGTAGACTGCACCGGCGACGCAGACGTGGCAGCCTGGGCGGGCGCACCGTACGAGATGGCGGCGGTCCGCCAGCCGGGGAGCCTGCACTTCCGGGTGGGAAACGTCGACAACGCGAACACGTCCGACAAACTGTACGCGCTGACGAAGAGATGCGCCGAGGTCATCGAAGAGGCGCACCGTGCCGGGGAGATGGGTGTGTACGCCGGGCCGGGGATCGCGCCGATGGGGCCGGGCGAGGTAATGTTCAACGCGGTGCGCGTCGCGTTCGACAGCACCTCAGCGCAGCAGACGAGCGACGCGGAGATCAAGGGGCGCGAGGACGCCTGGACGATGTACTCGATCTGGAAGGAGCGGCTTCCGGAGTTCGCGAACGCTTACTTCGTCACGAGCGGCCCGGTGATCGGCGCGCGGGAGTCGCGGCGCATCGTCGGCGAGCGCACGCTGACGGCGGACGATGTGTTCCACACCCGTCGCTACGAGGACGCCGTGGCCAAGGGCTCGTGGTACATGGATAGGCACCCGTCGGACACCTCCGGCTTCCACAAGCACACGATCGTGCCTGCGTACGACATCTCGTATGGCACTCTGCTGCCCCGCAAGGTGGAGAACCTGCTAGTGGCCGGACGGTGCCACTCGGCGGACCAGGAGGCGCTCGCCTCCAGCCGCGTGAACATGACCGCGATGGCGCTCGGCGAGGGCGCTGGCGTGGGCGCGGCCATGGCGGCCGCGGGGGCGGTCGCGCCTGCGGACATCGACCGCAGTGACCTGCGGCGGCGGCTCGCGGCGCAGGGGGCGCTGCTGTAA
- a CDS encoding aldehyde dehydrogenase family protein: protein MRLMPAFCYDGAQTCPRSGHHGLREHRPHRRAHAGDRAAAVRAPPGAKVRAERPRAGLAHGASYGAARAANAYAPFRGRDGRPAGGGTARQVAALLREYFADEADRLPELLKLPIAAVRSDFLPEEVRATLVRRSMLMIAYRFIVDPSERSIDNVLRRLEHFNRYPSFDLLGEAVLSAPEADAYRKGSLELLDRLGRHRMARQRTPGGRPALEVSIKLTALTAQFNPEAPEATIDRVRGPFAQICDAARSRGIGVTVDAEQFMYRELIWEIIRDAAGPGGPFAEWPDLGMVVQAYLRHSEAHAQDIIEFGRRRGTPLRVRLVKGAYWDYEYIVAEQHSWPVPVYLDKAETDRSFERIVRRVLEAHTAVSLAAGSHNVRSHAYAEAVREALGLPEHTVEHQTLYRTLEHLSRALPLMGWSARDYIPSGERIPGMAYLVRRILENTSQAGFLTQQRRSEDPAKLLSPPAPAGEDETYRRPQYATGFLNDPEPRLFDHDERAQMDEALESTRERWGAEYPLVFGGESVSGHESVASHSPSHPAEVVGRVHFAGAQQADAAIAMANKGARKWAETAPSERASIGLRAAAILRERRHEIAAWVVHEGGRTRSEALADVGEAIDHIEWNARELLRQEKTVRDDYRPRGVVGVISPWNFPIALPARMVSAALMAGNAVILKPSEQTPIVTQKLVEALHQAGAPRDALIHLPGRGETVGRRLVDSPDVDMIAFTGSKAVGVSIYKSESEVSLARGGIKRTITEMGGKNPIIVFPDADMDEAVASILTSAFGHAGQKCSACSRVIVHHTAYGRLVLRLIQAARSLVVGPADDPDTFINPMIDEEAKARVLRYGDIARQEGNVLLDMQAAGPSGSLCVGPMIVHIAPEKASTSRIMQEEIFGPVLAVTQFSTERDATDLANSVPYSLTAGIFSRSPATVRRVTQELNAGNIYVNRKITGARVGIEPFGGFNFSGTGPKAGGEDYLLAFMTRSESLRTGASTSIDSSHSGQVGSSENRRNGDSASLSPLPSQGRGPGG, encoded by the coding sequence ATGCGTCTCATGCCCGCCTTCTGCTACGATGGCGCCCAGACCTGCCCCAGGAGTGGCCACCATGGTCTCCGTGAACATCGGCCGCATAGAAGAGCGCACGCAGGAGATCGGGCGGCGGCTGTACGGGCTCCTCCGGGAGCAAAGGTCCGCGCCGAGCGACCGCGTGCAGGACTGGCTCATGGTGCGTCTTATGGAGCAGCCCGAGCTGCGAACGCGTATGCTCCGTTTCGTGGACGTGATGGCCGGCCTGCCGGAGGGGGCACGGCGCGCCAGGTGGCCGCCCTGCTGCGGGAGTACTTCGCGGACGAGGCGGACCGGCTACCGGAGCTCTTGAAGCTCCCCATCGCCGCGGTAAGGTCGGACTTCCTGCCCGAAGAGGTCCGCGCGACCCTTGTGCGCCGCTCGATGCTGATGATCGCATACCGCTTCATCGTTGACCCGAGCGAGCGCAGCATCGATAACGTCCTCCGCAGACTGGAGCACTTCAACCGCTACCCCAGCTTCGACCTCCTTGGCGAGGCGGTCCTGAGCGCGCCGGAGGCGGACGCTTACCGCAAGGGATCCCTGGAGCTGCTGGACCGGCTTGGCCGCCACCGCATGGCGCGGCAGCGCACGCCCGGCGGCAGGCCCGCGCTCGAGGTATCCATCAAGCTCACCGCGCTGACCGCACAGTTCAACCCGGAGGCGCCGGAAGCCACAATAGACCGCGTTCGCGGCCCGTTCGCCCAGATCTGTGACGCTGCCCGCTCGCGGGGCATCGGCGTAACCGTGGACGCCGAGCAATTCATGTACCGTGAGCTCATCTGGGAGATCATCCGGGACGCGGCCGGTCCCGGCGGGCCCTTCGCTGAATGGCCGGACCTGGGGATGGTTGTGCAGGCGTACCTCCGCCACTCCGAGGCCCACGCGCAGGACATCATCGAGTTCGGCCGCCGGCGCGGGACGCCGCTGCGAGTGCGGCTCGTGAAGGGCGCGTACTGGGACTACGAGTACATAGTCGCCGAGCAGCACTCATGGCCCGTGCCGGTCTACCTGGACAAAGCGGAGACGGACAGGAGCTTCGAGCGGATTGTCCGTCGCGTTCTCGAGGCCCACACCGCCGTTTCGCTCGCCGCGGGCAGCCACAACGTCCGCAGTCACGCGTACGCGGAGGCCGTCCGTGAAGCCCTCGGCCTGCCGGAACACACCGTGGAGCACCAGACGCTCTACCGCACGCTCGAGCACCTGAGCCGCGCCCTGCCCCTGATGGGCTGGAGCGCGCGCGACTACATCCCTTCCGGCGAGCGTATCCCCGGTATGGCGTACCTGGTGCGCCGCATCCTGGAGAACACGTCGCAGGCCGGCTTCCTGACTCAGCAGCGGCGCAGCGAAGACCCGGCGAAGCTCCTCAGCCCGCCGGCGCCTGCCGGGGAAGACGAGACCTACCGCCGCCCGCAGTACGCGACCGGTTTCCTTAACGACCCCGAGCCCCGCCTCTTCGACCACGACGAGCGGGCGCAGATGGACGAGGCGCTGGAGAGTACACGTGAACGGTGGGGGGCCGAGTATCCCCTGGTCTTCGGCGGCGAGTCCGTATCCGGGCATGAGTCGGTTGCCTCGCATAGCCCGTCGCACCCGGCGGAAGTGGTTGGACGGGTCCACTTCGCCGGCGCGCAGCAGGCCGACGCGGCGATAGCGATGGCAAACAAGGGCGCGCGTAAGTGGGCGGAGACCGCCCCATCCGAGCGCGCGAGCATCGGCCTGCGCGCCGCCGCCATCCTGCGTGAGCGCAGGCACGAGATCGCCGCCTGGGTCGTGCACGAGGGCGGCAGGACGCGATCGGAGGCGCTGGCGGATGTGGGCGAGGCGATCGACCATATCGAATGGAATGCGCGGGAGCTGTTACGCCAGGAAAAGACCGTTCGTGACGACTACCGCCCGCGCGGGGTCGTGGGCGTAATATCGCCCTGGAACTTCCCGATCGCCCTCCCGGCCAGGATGGTAAGCGCGGCGCTGATGGCCGGCAACGCCGTCATCCTCAAGCCATCCGAGCAGACGCCCATTGTCACGCAGAAGCTCGTGGAGGCGCTCCACCAGGCGGGGGCGCCCCGTGACGCCCTCATCCACCTGCCGGGCCGAGGGGAGACGGTGGGCAGGCGACTCGTGGACAGCCCGGACGTGGACATGATCGCTTTCACCGGCTCGAAAGCGGTGGGGGTGTCCATCTACAAGTCCGAGTCGGAGGTAAGCCTCGCCAGGGGCGGCATCAAGCGCACGATCACTGAGATGGGCGGCAAGAACCCGATCATCGTTTTCCCGGATGCGGACATGGACGAGGCGGTGGCGAGCATTTTGACATCCGCCTTCGGCCACGCCGGCCAGAAGTGCTCAGCCTGCTCGCGCGTAATCGTCCACCACACCGCCTACGGCAGGCTGGTCCTGCGCCTCATCCAGGCCGCGCGCAGCCTCGTGGTCGGCCCGGCGGACGACCCGGACACGTTCATTAACCCAATGATAGACGAGGAGGCGAAGGCCCGCGTCCTGCGCTACGGCGATATCGCGCGGCAGGAAGGCAATGTCCTTCTGGACATGCAGGCTGCGGGCCCCTCGGGGTCGCTGTGCGTCGGCCCGATGATCGTCCACATCGCCCCGGAGAAGGCGAGCACGTCGCGCATCATGCAGGAGGAGATCTTCGGGCCGGTGCTGGCCGTAACGCAGTTCAGCACAGAGCGCGACGCCACAGACCTTGCCAACAGCGTCCCGTATTCCCTCACGGCAGGCATCTTCTCCCGCAGCCCGGCCACGGTGAGACGGGTGACGCAGGAGCTTAACGCGGGCAACATCTACGTCAACCGGAAGATAACCGGCGCCAGGGTTGGCATAGAGCCATTCGGCGGCTTCAACTTCTCCGGCACCGGCCCCAAAGCCGGCGGCGAGGACTACCTGCTCGCCTTCATGACGCGCTCCGAATCCCTCAGGACCGGAGCTTCAACGTCTATCGACAGCTCCCACTCAGGCCAGGTGGGAAGCTCCGAAAACCGCCGGAACGGCGATTCCGCCTCTCTCTCCCCCCTTCCCTCTCAGGGAAGGGGGCCAGGGGGTTAG
- a CDS encoding amidohydrolase family protein, whose amino-acid sequence MLKCCLLELPFGELYMKWDLLIKGGRVIDSTQNINGITDVAIVGDKIAAVGPNLPVLEAKTVIGAATKIVTAGFIDLHTHNYTTGPKDTENQAIKLSVPADATSMAYGCTTVLDAGTATPKEFPQYWETDMASAKTRIFALTRMPDPHGPNPSTVAEASAMIKRYSDVLIGMKYHHSQHLLTLPLARESADFGGGILMAEAYGAPIPHLLDYMNPGDILTHTFHASFRYPLWNHKGEIWPAVWDAVERGVYLDVGHGARGFAFRAMEKCLEAGLKPSTISTDIHARNLDGPTFDMPTTMSKFLALGLSLEEVIEMSTSTPARAIRKEGVFGTLNPGTIADVTISEVAKGKFTYLDVLHEKRVGKERILPQVIIYAGKVYEGPKYQPKPTMTHQVDAPPGFIDET is encoded by the coding sequence ATGCTAAAATGCTGCCTACTAGAACTACCATTTGGAGAGCTTTACATGAAGTGGGACCTGCTCATCAAGGGCGGTAGAGTCATAGACTCCACCCAGAATATCAACGGCATCACGGACGTGGCGATCGTGGGCGATAAGATCGCGGCGGTCGGGCCCAACCTGCCTGTACTTGAGGCAAAGACCGTCATAGGCGCCGCGACGAAGATCGTTACGGCCGGCTTTATCGACCTTCACACCCACAACTACACCACCGGTCCGAAGGACACCGAGAACCAGGCAATCAAGCTGAGCGTGCCCGCCGACGCCACCAGCATGGCCTACGGCTGCACGACGGTGCTGGACGCCGGCACCGCCACGCCGAAGGAGTTCCCGCAGTACTGGGAGACGGATATGGCGTCCGCCAAGACGCGCATTTTCGCCCTGACGCGTATGCCGGACCCGCACGGCCCGAACCCGTCCACGGTAGCCGAGGCCTCCGCGATGATCAAGAGGTACAGCGACGTGCTCATCGGCATGAAGTACCACCACTCGCAGCACCTTTTGACCCTTCCCCTCGCCCGCGAGTCGGCGGACTTCGGCGGCGGCATCCTGATGGCGGAGGCGTACGGCGCGCCGATCCCGCACCTGCTGGACTACATGAATCCCGGCGACATCCTGACCCACACCTTCCACGCGTCGTTCCGGTATCCGCTGTGGAACCACAAGGGCGAGATATGGCCCGCCGTCTGGGACGCAGTTGAGCGGGGAGTGTACCTGGACGTCGGCCACGGCGCGCGCGGCTTCGCATTCAGGGCTATGGAGAAGTGCCTTGAGGCCGGCCTCAAGCCCTCCACGATCAGCACGGACATCCACGCCCGCAACCTGGACGGCCCCACCTTCGACATGCCGACCACCATGTCCAAGTTCCTGGCCCTCGGCCTCTCGCTGGAAGAGGTGATCGAGATGTCCACCTCCACACCCGCGAGGGCAATCCGCAAGGAGGGCGTCTTCGGCACCCTCAATCCCGGCACCATAGCGGACGTGACTATCAGCGAAGTGGCAAAGGGCAAGTTCACGTACCTGGACGTGCTGCACGAGAAGAGGGTAGGCAAGGAGCGCATCCTGCCGCAGGTGATCATCTACGCCGGCAAGGTGTACGAGGGCCCCAAGTACCAGCCCAAGCCGACGATGACCCACCAGGTAGACGCGCCTCCGGGCTTCATCGACGAGACGTAG
- a CDS encoding aldo/keto reductase yields the protein MIAAGREGMRFGSRYGGRMEYRILGKTGIKVSAIGLGSWPIGELIGGVIGESVKRIPKGWAGAVDEESIRTIRRAEELGVNLLHSSKIYGGGHAESIVGLATRGRRDKWVISTKVRGFYTDEADIPHTRKRIIEACEGSLRRLQSDYIDLYMLHSRPHPETLQAAMETLTQLKREGKIRWSGVSTTAIDGIEGLKKAMNFGEVAGMVVGYNMVHRGSEAMLQFARDNNIGTMIASPLASGVLSGHWFDKLPELDPLDTRYRAFYGDRARTETAFRKFSELHFLATGGKRTVAQAALRFIIDTPGVTAVIPGALRVAELEENAGAASVPPLTAEERAKGAAIAEEGDRIWRGK from the coding sequence ATGATTGCAGCCGGTCGGGAGGGGATGCGATTCGGAAGTCGTTACGGAGGCCGCATGGAGTACCGAATACTGGGCAAGACCGGCATCAAGGTCTCGGCGATAGGGCTAGGGAGCTGGCCCATCGGGGAGCTAATCGGCGGGGTGATCGGCGAGAGTGTGAAGCGCATCCCCAAGGGGTGGGCGGGGGCGGTGGACGAGGAGTCGATCAGGACGATACGCCGCGCCGAGGAGCTGGGAGTCAACCTGCTGCATAGCTCGAAAATCTACGGCGGCGGCCATGCGGAGTCGATAGTCGGCCTGGCGACGCGGGGCCGACGCGATAAATGGGTGATCTCAACGAAGGTGCGCGGGTTCTATACGGATGAGGCCGACATCCCCCACACCCGCAAGCGCATCATTGAGGCGTGCGAAGGCTCACTGCGGCGGCTGCAGTCCGACTACATCGACCTTTACATGCTCCACTCGCGGCCGCACCCGGAGACGCTGCAGGCGGCGATGGAGACCCTCACCCAGCTCAAGCGCGAGGGGAAGATACGCTGGTCAGGGGTCTCCACCACAGCCATCGACGGCATTGAAGGCCTCAAGAAGGCGATGAACTTCGGCGAGGTGGCCGGCATGGTGGTTGGCTACAACATGGTGCACCGGGGCTCGGAGGCGATGCTGCAGTTCGCCAGGGATAACAACATCGGCACGATGATAGCGTCGCCGCTCGCCTCCGGCGTGCTCTCCGGCCACTGGTTCGACAAGCTGCCGGAGCTGGACCCCCTGGACACGCGCTACCGCGCCTTCTACGGCGACCGCGCCAGGACCGAGACGGCGTTCAGGAAGTTCAGCGAGCTGCACTTCCTGGCTACCGGCGGCAAGCGTACCGTGGCGCAGGCCGCGCTGCGGTTCATCATCGATACGCCGGGCGTGACGGCGGTTATCCCCGGCGCGCTCCGAGTGGCCGAGCTTGAGGAGAACGCGGGCGCGGCGAGTGTTCCACCGCTGACGGCGGAGGAGCGCGCAAAGGGCGCGGCGATTGCGGAGGAGGGGGACAGGATCTGGCGAGGGAAGTAG
- a CDS encoding acyl dehydratase — translation MNEGDSLPTIEKLITQAQIQKYAEASGDFNPVHIDMEFAKTTQFGGTIAHGMMIAAGVSEMMSVAFAKSWLENGRLKLRFKAPVRPGDSIATFGTVKGVKVKVTEGARELTCAVGIRKQDGEEVITGDAVVTLPQGR, via the coding sequence ATGAACGAAGGCGATTCCCTCCCTACAATCGAAAAGCTGATTACCCAGGCGCAAATTCAGAAGTACGCCGAGGCTTCCGGCGACTTCAATCCCGTGCACATTGACATGGAGTTCGCGAAGACGACGCAGTTCGGCGGGACTATCGCGCACGGGATGATGATCGCTGCCGGCGTCTCCGAGATGATGTCTGTCGCCTTTGCGAAGAGCTGGCTGGAGAATGGCAGGCTCAAGCTCCGCTTCAAGGCCCCCGTGAGGCCCGGCGATAGCATCGCTACCTTCGGGACGGTAAAGGGCGTTAAGGTTAAGGTTACGGAGGGCGCGCGGGAGCTCACCTGTGCGGTCGGGATTCGCAAGCAGGACGGCGAGGAAGTAATAACCGGCGACGCGGTTGTGACGCTGCCGCAGGGCCGGTAA
- the plsX gene encoding phosphate acyltransferase PlsX → MTTPPGMVRIAVDAMGGDHGPAEIIKGAALAAKQGGVAVLLVGDPDKVQPELPKYGKLPIMPVPSEGMIVEGEHPALALRQKPKASILVATGAVKKGMADACVTMGSTGGAMAAAAVVLGMFEGIERPALGGPVIGFANKQVIIDLGTNVDCKPQQLLSFAVIGNVFARTFWGVEKPRIALLTVGSESGKGNKQVKETAELFQKSGLNFTGNVEGNDLPFGRADVVVCDGFVGNIVMKLTEGLGEATSHLLKERLKGKMAEADAEAIAKEVFDLHNVVEVNGGGPLLGVNGVSVVGHGRGRADAVARAIGMAKKAVDVGFVAKLNTELAQVRANVGV, encoded by the coding sequence ATGACGACGCCTCCAGGCATGGTGCGCATAGCTGTAGACGCGATGGGCGGCGACCACGGCCCCGCGGAGATCATCAAAGGTGCCGCACTGGCCGCCAAACAGGGCGGCGTGGCGGTCCTGCTAGTCGGCGACCCCGATAAGGTGCAGCCCGAGCTGCCCAAGTACGGCAAGCTGCCTATTATGCCGGTGCCTTCGGAGGGGATGATCGTCGAGGGCGAGCACCCTGCCCTTGCGCTGCGGCAGAAGCCGAAGGCGTCCATCCTTGTCGCCACCGGCGCCGTCAAGAAGGGCATGGCCGACGCCTGCGTCACGATGGGCTCCACGGGAGGCGCCATGGCCGCCGCGGCGGTCGTGCTCGGCATGTTCGAAGGCATAGAGCGGCCCGCCCTCGGCGGCCCGGTCATCGGCTTCGCGAACAAACAGGTGATCATAGACCTCGGCACCAACGTTGACTGCAAGCCCCAGCAGCTCCTCAGCTTCGCAGTCATCGGCAATGTCTTCGCCCGCACCTTCTGGGGCGTGGAGAAGCCTCGCATCGCCCTCCTTACGGTCGGCTCGGAGTCCGGCAAGGGCAACAAGCAGGTCAAGGAGACGGCAGAGCTCTTCCAGAAGAGCGGCCTGAACTTCACCGGCAACGTGGAGGGCAACGACCTCCCGTTCGGCAGGGCCGACGTTGTGGTCTGCGACGGCTTCGTCGGCAACATCGTCATGAAGTTGACCGAGGGCCTCGGCGAGGCTACCTCACACCTGCTCAAGGAGCGGCTGAAGGGCAAGATGGCGGAGGCGGACGCTGAGGCGATTGCCAAGGAGGTCTTCGACCTCCACAACGTTGTCGAGGTCAATGGCGGCGGCCCCCTGCTGGGCGTCAACGGCGTCAGCGTCGTCGGCCACGGCCGGGGCCGCGCAGACGCGGTCGCACGCGCCATCGGCATGGCGAAGAAGGCTGTGGATGTCGGCTTCGTCGCCAAGCTCAACACGGAGCTCGCCCAGGTGCGGGCGAACGTAGGGGTGTAA
- the fabG gene encoding 3-oxoacyl-[acyl-carrier-protein] reductase — translation MEGKVALVTGASKGIGRGCAIRLAEMGVKVAVNYNSSPKAAEEAVETIKGIGGEAFAVQADVSKVEQVNAMVDRVQKDWGAVDILVNNAGIIDDGLLIRMTDEQWRRVIGTNLDGTFYCSRAVIRKMLSKRWGRIINIASVVGLRGNPGQTNYTASKAGIIGFTKALAKEVATRNITVNCVTPGYLETETTSVLTEAQRSHWLSVIPQCHFGEIDDIAYLVCYLADEKAKYMTGQIISVDGGMAV, via the coding sequence ATCGAAGGAAAGGTAGCCCTTGTCACCGGGGCGTCCAAGGGCATCGGCCGCGGCTGCGCCATCCGGCTGGCGGAGATGGGCGTGAAGGTCGCCGTGAACTACAACTCCTCGCCGAAAGCGGCCGAAGAGGCAGTGGAGACGATCAAGGGCATCGGCGGCGAGGCATTCGCCGTCCAGGCCGACGTTTCGAAGGTCGAGCAGGTCAACGCAATGGTGGACCGCGTGCAGAAGGACTGGGGCGCTGTCGATATCCTCGTAAACAACGCGGGCATCATCGACGACGGCCTCCTCATCCGCATGACGGACGAGCAGTGGCGGCGCGTCATTGGCACCAACCTGGACGGCACCTTCTACTGCTCCCGCGCAGTCATCCGCAAGATGCTCAGCAAGCGCTGGGGCCGCATAATCAACATCGCCTCTGTGGTGGGCCTCCGCGGCAACCCGGGCCAGACTAACTACACCGCCTCCAAGGCAGGTATCATCGGCTTCACGAAGGCGCTCGCCAAAGAGGTCGCCACCCGCAACATCACGGTCAACTGCGTTACCCCCGGTTACCTTGAGACCGAGACCACCTCTGTGCTTACGGAGGCCCAGCGAAGCCACTGGCTTAGCGTCATCCCTCAGTGCCACTTCGGCGAGATCGACGATATAGCCTACCTGGTGTGCTACCTGGCCGATGAGAAGGCCAAGTATATGACCGGGCAGATCATCAGCGTCGACGGCGGCATGGCGGTATAG